TTCTTGTTCATATTGACGCACAAATTCTTCGAGAGGATAAGTAACTCCTTTACCTTTAAACTCCAACGATACTTGTTGGGCACTCGGATTATAGCCAATAAACTTCATGCCAAGTACTTTCGCCATTTTGGATAATTCAATCCGCGCACCTCGTCCGAAATCTTGAAAATGCATCCAACACACGCCCCTTTTTCTTGCCTAATTAATGACTTAAAGAAATCATGGGTGTCCATGGGAAACGCTTTGAAGTTGTATCAAGATAGGAGTAACTGGTTCATTAATATTAAGTTAACACTAGCTTAACATATTCTATTCAGAATATCCAATTTACTCTCTCTCTCCAAGATATAATTTACTAATTGCCTTCTCTCTGAACCAAGATCACGAGGACTGCCCCCATAGTCCTAAGACACTCATCCCAGCCAGAATCAGCAAACAGCCGAATACTTTTGGCCAGGTAAGCTCCTCATGAAGAAACAAAGAACCATAGAGTATGGCGATGACATACCCCAAGGAAACCAGCGGATAGGCATAACTAAGCTGCCAACGTGAAATCACCGTCAACCAAAGGATAGAACTAACTCCGAAGCAAGCAAAGCCAAAAAAAATTGCCGGCGTTAATATTATCGAACCTAACTGCCGCCAGATTCCGGCAGCAGAAACTTTTCCATACCCAAGCATACCATAGCGAAACAAGAATTGCCCTGTCGCACCTAACAAAATTGAAAATAAGGCAACTGCGAAGGGACGAACATCCGTAATAAATGCCATTAAATCAAAACCCCTTGAACATAAGACTTCAATAAAGTTTTCTCACTCAAAGGGGGAATTATACACTTTAGGCAAAGAAATGCTCCCCGAAGAGCAGATCATATAGCTCGATCTATTCTTCGGGGAGCAGCTATTACAGTTGTATGCTGTTGAGTTATCGATGTATTCGATTTATGCCAGCAGAGCCGCACCCAATGCAGCGGTTAATTCAGGTTCCGGCGGAATGACAACCTCACTCTTCAGCTCCCGCTCCAGAAATCGCACCAACAGCAAATAGTGGGCACCGCCGCCGGTAAATATCAGGCTCTCCGGATGGCCGACGGATTCAACAAAATTCCCCAAGCGTTTGGCAGTACTTTTGAAAAGGCCGGCAACTACTTCAGGTTTAGGAACTCCCTTAGCGAGCATGGTAATAACTTCCGACTCGGCAAACACCGTACACATAGAGTTAATAGGCATGGGTTTGGCCTCCGCTGCTAAATCCAGCTCTTGCGGGGTCAAATCTAACCCTTTGAGAATAACATCTAAAAAACGACCGGTTCCGGCAGCACACTTATCATTCATAATAAACTGAAGAATCTTGCCGTCAGCATTCTTCTTAATGACCTTAGCGTCTTGTCCCCCTAGATCAAGAATATAGGAGTGCTCCGGAAAATATTCATGACAGCCTCTTCCTTGACATGTAATTTCCGTAATGACCCGGCCCTCAGGAAAGTTCACTCTCCCATACCCGGTGACCACGAGTTTTGCTGGTTTTTCTCCATGCTGTTCTTCATAATCCTTCAATAAAGCTTTTCCAGCTTGTACCGAATCAAAACGAGACGGCACTACCCGCTTGAATACTTGTTTATCTTGATCTAATACCACTAATTTTGTATTAACCGAGCCCAGATCTAACCCTGCCCGTTTCATCCCCGAATCATCTCGACAAGAGCCTCTATTCTGGTTAAGAGCTGACCTTGGTCTTCCTCTGAGAAATCGCTTTCCAGCCGCAGGAACGGTATGTTTTGTTTTTCCAGTTCTTTAGCTACAAAATACCCTTCTACTCCATAGGGCTGGCAGAACTGAAGGTTAAAGTCAATCACGGCATCTGCTTTGAGGTTTTTAGCCATGTGCACAATATCCTCCAACCGTCCCTGGTTGGGCGTGAAACAGGCACAATTTACTTTTAAAGGACGTTTAGAAATATTTGCAAGCATTTCCTGAAGACTGCCGGCAGGCTCCGTCATATCTTTATAATAACGTTCTCCTGTGCAAGTTTCCTCACCAACCACAACTGCCCCGGCTTGTTCTACTAAAGCGTGAAGTTTCCAAGCCGGCAGAGGCTGAGGGGTACCTGTTACAAGGATGCGCGGTGCATCGGCAGGAGCCACTCCACGTCCTTCTTTGACCCGTTCATCCAGCTCGTCACACAGCGCATTGACTTGGGCGGCAAAGCGAACAGGATCATCGAAGAAAGAAAGCTGATTAATTAACAAAACATCTAAACCGTGAATCGGCGCAGGGTTATGCTTTCTTAAATCAGCCAACCTTTGCAATGCTTTCCGTTTATTATTGATCTTTTCTATACCCTCTGACAAATTTTCTGCAGTCAGGGTCACCTTCGTTTCCCTTTCAATAAAGGCCGCAAATTCCCTGACCTCTTCTTCCCAAAGCTTTGAGTCCTTCGCATTTTTCTTTTGAGGAAGCTCCATAACATAGGTAGGAATATGTTCATTTAAGATTTCCCAAGCCTTTTTCTTGCCGTCACAGGTGGTTTCTCCTATCACCCAATCTGAAACTTGGAAATAGGGACAGATCCGGTCTAATTTGAAACCCATAGTTGACTTAATAAGAGGACACATATTGCGGGGCAGTACTTTTTCTCCGGAAGGCACAGTGAATTGTGCTCCGGCGCATAGTCCAATACTGGCACTTCCCGTTGCGACCACGATTTCTTCCGGAACATATACACAAAATGTTGAAAACACCTTGGCTCCGGCTTCTTTCATGGCAAAAAGCTCATGAACCCGAATACCATGAACATCTCCAACCACTGCATCAAAATAGCCCATGCCTGCGGGACGATCCTTGCGCTCTAAAAAGAGTTGTGTAAAAATCTGAGGCACAGGCGCTAAAAATTCATCATGTTTAACCAGATCCATATTTAAGCGTTCCCATAACTCCCTGTTCTCCATTAAAACAATCTCCTCCTTATTGATTCGAAACTTTTCAATGACTCCTGACCTAATCCGCTTCATTATATCACGGTAATATTATTAAATTCTATAACCTTTTTGTGATTATATATCTAGAAAGTTATTATTAAAATATTAGTCTACTCTGCAAAATATTTTTTGAAATATAGACAATATTGTGATATATTTTCTCTGAATGTGAAAACTTTCATTACATGAATAAATCGAAAGGAGGAAGATAATAATGTCAGTTCGAGCAGAGCTGCAAGAGCTTGTGGAAAAAATGAATACGAATCCTGAACATATTGCTTCGGAAAAAGACCGGATCTTTCAAATTAATCTTGAAGAAAGCGGTCCGCTGCAAATTATCATTAATGCCGGGCAGGTTCAGGTCGCAGAGGGAACTTCCCCGGATGCAGAAGTCACACTAATTCTCAACGAAAAAAACTTTTCCAAATTGTTAAATGACAAGTTAAATACCACCATGGCTTTTATGACCGGCGGCTTAAAGGTTGAAGGCAAATTAGGCTTAGCCTTAAAACTTCAAGAAATTGTCAAACACTATCAATAGCTTCTAGTTGTCTATATCAATGACCAGATGAATGAACGTTCAATCATTAATATTTTTAATAACTGATGGGAGCCTGCTAATGCACAATTCATGCACTAACAGGCTCCCACGCTGTTCGCGAAGTCAACCATAAGCCGAGTTCTGTCCCTCCTTGCGGAGGTGATGATCATCTATCTCGAACCGCCGTTACCGACGGCCTCTAGCGACCTAACCCGGGAACAAAACGGGCCGTTTATCGTTCCCCTATTCGGTCTTGCTCCAGGTGGGGTTTACATGGCCAGCCAGTCACCTGACTGCCGGTGAGCTCTTACCTCACCTTTCCACCCTTACCAATCCAGAGGTCAGTCATCGGAAGCCGGACGCCAGATTTTTTCTGACCTCTGGCCTCTGAAGACCGGCCTCTGTATTGGCGGTATCTCTCTGTTGCACTTTCCTTGGGGTCCCCCCCCACTGGGTATTACCCAGCACCTTGCCCTATGGAGCTCGGACTTTCCTCAGAGGCGACCTTTCGATCCCTGCCTCCGCGATCATCTGTTTGGCTTCGCTTAAATATCTTACTAAAAAAATAGGATTTGGTCAAATGGAGAGTTTTGGCTAATTGACTTTGGATTTTTGCTCTTCCATTTCTTCCATTTCATCATCAATGTCCATCAACTCTGTCAGCCACTTTGCTCGATTAGCATTGTCCTCAAGGATGTTGGCTAAAACTCTTTCACGTTGAAGACGTAATATTTCTGTTCGATTCATCATTTCACATCGCTCCTTTCAAATACTATTTATACAAGGATTTGTAAATCTTCTAAATAGAACTTGAGTATTCTTTTGAATAAACTCTATTATCAGACTATTCCTTACAACAGTATAGTAATATATTTCACAATTGATGTCAAGTGGTAATTATTTCTTTCACAAAGAATATTGTATATTCCATACCCTCGTAATTAAGATCCCCTATGTTGCAAAAATACTTCATAGGGGATCTGCTTATAGCCAAGGGGAACGATTAACACTGCTGACTCGAATTTCGACGCCCTGAAGGGCTTTCTCTGCAGTTAGATGCTCATATAGTGACTGAAGCATCGGTGCCTCGCTTAAAAAGTGCCCTAAATCAGCAATGGCCAGGCTTCCGTCAAGTGCATCCAAAAGAGCATGGTGATCAACATCCCCTGTGATAAGGAGATCGGCACCTTTAAACAAAGCCTTAGGCACAAATCGTCCTCCACTGCCATTAACAATGGCAATTTTTCTTATCTCCTTGTCTAAGGACCCTGCCAAACGAACTCCTGATAATTCATAGTCTTGAGCATAGACTCGGGATTTTTTCAGCTTGTCTAAGAAATCCTTCCACACCACACCAAATTTATGAGATTCCTTAAGATATCCATAGACTCCATATCCCCGTTCCAATTGGTCATCCCGATTATCGTAAATCCGCTCTAAAAGCTCGATCTTTTCCAAACCCAGCAGTTTTCCAAGCACCTTGCTTGAAGAAATATTCGATTGATCTAAGTTAGTGTGGGCAGCGTAGCAGGCAATATCGTATTGCAAAATCCGCAAGGGTACTTGAGCCGCCCCATTATCTGCCCGCAGGTTTTTTAGTGGTTTAAAAATAATCGGATGATGAGCCAAAATGAGTTGTGCATCAAATGCTTTCGCTTCTTCCACAACCTCTAACGTGCAATCCAAACAAAGGAGAATGCGCTTAACAGGTTTCGAACCACTCCCAACCAGCAATCCGACATTATCCCATTCTTCTGCCCAATATTTAGGGGCAATGTTTTCAATTACCTGAGCAACTAATCCAACTGAAACAGCCATTTCCTCAATCCCTCCACTAGAGCCATCTTAACAGAGACTTCTCTAATCTTAGCAATAACCTCCGGACTCTTTGATTTTTCCATTTGTGTTTTTTGCCGCATCAACCTGCCGTTGTACTCATCAAATAGTTTCAATAATAAAGGTTGACCTTCCTCCAAAATAAGTGGCCCGAAATCCCAAACTAACTTATGTACAAGACCCGGAAAATCTGCATCCGAGGAGCTGGCCTCCTTCTCAAAAAGAGGGTGTAAACGCTCACCCCAAACTGCTTCCCTCTCCAGCAATTCGGCCATGCTTTGCCCTGTTTCCTTGGCAAAGGCCATGACAACATAAATCCGCTCTTCTTCCTCAACTAACTGTTCCGCCTTCAGCCGCCAGCCTGCCTCCAGCAATTCTAAGCGAAGAGTACCTTCCGCCCCCTGAGGCTGAACAATTAAATCAGACACATCCTTTAACATGTCAGGACGAGCAGCGAAAATATCAAGCATCGTTCTTCCACCCATACCAGCTAGGGTTAAGACATTCGCTTCACCGGCTTTAAGGGGCATTAGCCCATCCCCCAGCCTCACATCGATGTCCCCTTCCAAGCCCCTTCCTTTAACGGCCGACAAAGCGGATTGATAAGGGCCTGCATGGACGTCAACTGCCACTGCTTGGGTTATTTGCTGCGACTCCATGAGGAATATAGGCAAATAGGCATGGTCCGTACCAATATCTCCAAGTCTTGAACCCTTGGGGACATATGATGCCACTGTTTGAAGCCGCGGACCTAATGCAACGGATAAAGTCATAATTTCACCTCATTCTACATAAAATTGAACCTTAACTTCATTCTTTGCTTCAATAGCCAAGCAGACATCTTCTTCTCTGGGATGATAATTTATTTCGATAATATCATCCAGTCTTATCCAAAACACTTCACCATCAGCGTTCCATACTGAAACTTTATCATCTGCTACATCAATGTAGGTTACAACTCCAAAATTCAGGGTACATTCCACCACAGCAAGAACTTCGATACATTTTAAATTCTTATGAAATATTTTTTCTCTAAGATATTTTACAAATTCAATTTTTGATGACAAAGGTATCATGGTTATTCCCCCGATCATTTGCATTAAACTATATCAAATTAACAAAAGAACCCAATGACCTAAGTCAATGGGTTTGTTTTCTCGAATGTCATGTATGGTGGGCGATACTGGTCTCGAACCAGTGGCCTCATCCGTGTGAAGGATGCGCTCTACCGCTGAGCTAATCGCCCGAATTCGACGTGTAATATTCGATATTCGCAGTTCGGAATAACCGAACCCTATGCCTTAAGCTCCTCTCGCCACCAAACAATAACTTTTTATTCGAATTACGTTGTCTTCCACCGTTCGAGCTTCGAAATGGTGGGCCCACTAGGATTCGAACCTAGGACCAACCCGTTATGAGCGGGGGGCTCTACCGCTGAGCTATAGGCCCAAATAAAATGGCTCCCCGAGTAGGACTCGAACCTACAACCTACCGGTTAACAGCCGGTTGCTCCACCATTGAGCTATCGAGGAATGCTCTGCACGGGTTATTATACGTAATTCAGCAGCTATAGTCAAGTCTTTAAGAGAAATTTTTTATGATTTTTAGA
This Desulfosporosinus orientis DSM 765 DNA region includes the following protein-coding sequences:
- a CDS encoding EamA family transporter codes for the protein MAFITDVRPFAVALFSILLGATGQFLFRYGMLGYGKVSAAGIWRQLGSIILTPAIFFGFACFGVSSILWLTVISRWQLSYAYPLVSLGYVIAILYGSLFLHEELTWPKVFGCLLILAGMSVLGLWGQSS
- a CDS encoding acyl-CoA dehydratase activase gives rise to the protein MKRAGLDLGSVNTKLVVLDQDKQVFKRVVPSRFDSVQAGKALLKDYEEQHGEKPAKLVVTGYGRVNFPEGRVITEITCQGRGCHEYFPEHSYILDLGGQDAKVIKKNADGKILQFIMNDKCAAGTGRFLDVILKGLDLTPQELDLAAEAKPMPINSMCTVFAESEVITMLAKGVPKPEVVAGLFKSTAKRLGNFVESVGHPESLIFTGGGAHYLLLVRFLERELKSEVVIPPEPELTAALGAALLA
- a CDS encoding double-cubane-cluster-containing anaerobic reductase; this translates as MENRELWERLNMDLVKHDEFLAPVPQIFTQLFLERKDRPAGMGYFDAVVGDVHGIRVHELFAMKEAGAKVFSTFCVYVPEEIVVATGSASIGLCAGAQFTVPSGEKVLPRNMCPLIKSTMGFKLDRICPYFQVSDWVIGETTCDGKKKAWEILNEHIPTYVMELPQKKNAKDSKLWEEEVREFAAFIERETKVTLTAENLSEGIEKINNKRKALQRLADLRKHNPAPIHGLDVLLINQLSFFDDPVRFAAQVNALCDELDERVKEGRGVAPADAPRILVTGTPQPLPAWKLHALVEQAGAVVVGEETCTGERYYKDMTEPAGSLQEMLANISKRPLKVNCACFTPNQGRLEDIVHMAKNLKADAVIDFNLQFCQPYGVEGYFVAKELEKQNIPFLRLESDFSEEDQGQLLTRIEALVEMIRG
- a CDS encoding SCP2 sterol-binding domain-containing protein — encoded protein: MSVRAELQELVEKMNTNPEHIASEKDRIFQINLEESGPLQIIINAGQVQVAEGTSPDAEVTLILNEKNFSKLLNDKLNTTMAFMTGGLKVEGKLGLALKLQEIVKHYQ
- a CDS encoding Nif3-like dinuclear metal center hexameric protein; its protein translation is MAVSVGLVAQVIENIAPKYWAEEWDNVGLLVGSGSKPVKRILLCLDCTLEVVEEAKAFDAQLILAHHPIIFKPLKNLRADNGAAQVPLRILQYDIACYAAHTNLDQSNISSSKVLGKLLGLEKIELLERIYDNRDDQLERGYGVYGYLKESHKFGVVWKDFLDKLKKSRVYAQDYELSGVRLAGSLDKEIRKIAIVNGSGGRFVPKALFKGADLLITGDVDHHALLDALDGSLAIADLGHFLSEAPMLQSLYEHLTAEKALQGVEIRVSSVNRSPWL
- a CDS encoding tRNA (adenine(22)-N(1))-methyltransferase, translating into MTLSVALGPRLQTVASYVPKGSRLGDIGTDHAYLPIFLMESQQITQAVAVDVHAGPYQSALSAVKGRGLEGDIDVRLGDGLMPLKAGEANVLTLAGMGGRTMLDIFAARPDMLKDVSDLIVQPQGAEGTLRLELLEAGWRLKAEQLVEEEERIYVVMAFAKETGQSMAELLEREAVWGERLHPLFEKEASSSDADFPGLVHKLVWDFGPLILEEGQPLLLKLFDEYNGRLMRQKTQMEKSKSPEVIAKIREVSVKMALVEGLRKWLFQLD